The sequence CACGAGGAACTATCAGATTCGACGTAACGGTCGAATTTGTCAAAAGAAACCCAGACGCCTTAGAAGGGTAATTTATTTTGGTCCAGGGTTTAGCGTCCCGGCAACAGCGGACTCCATTGTGGAGCTTCAGAGCCTGGAGGAGCTAGCAACATGTGATCTGCGAAACCCCATCAGAATGTATGCTGATGGATCGAACCACGTTACCCTGGATAAAGAGGGGACTAGATATTTCAGCAGCGGGAACCAGGAAAGCTGCAAGAACGGGATGAAGCTACCTGTGACCGTGCAGAATCGTCACGATGAAGACGAGCCTTACCGCCCTGATCCGCCAGTGGAACCTTACCCTCATCCCCCGCCTACAACTCCGCATCCCTATCCCGCTGCAGGCACATCTTTGAATGTGTTTTTTTCCGTTGTGTT is a genomic window of Primulina eburnea isolate SZY01 unplaced genomic scaffold, ASM2296580v1 ctg897_ERROPOS2485870+, whole genome shotgun sequence containing:
- the LOC140822547 gene encoding early nodulin-like protein 2 — protein: MHSKLHRFEERSRNHFWRERELKMGGFKVFASLLFLVAVVGSGLEQLVSAETHHHVGGEEGWNSASNISSWLSDRVFRVGDKLWFSVPATADSIVELQSLEELATCDLRNPIRMYADGSNHVTLDKEGTRYFSSGNQESCKNGMKLPVTVQNRHDEDEPYRPDPPVEPYPHPPPTTPHPYPAAGTSLNVFFSVVFAGLFLSCIGM